From Sulfuracidifex tepidarius, one genomic window encodes:
- a CDS encoding MFS transporter yields the protein MRQNPFKPLDETRLNFFHFKNLFTTGMGVFTDGYDLSSIGIVLAIVLSSYGIKPGSSTYVFYDSLVAGSALIGAAVGSIIFGQLSRMGRKKFYGIDVALMTVGALLQAFAPNAPTLIAIRFLLGMGVGADYVLSPMIMAEHTNAKDRGKIIALGFGMFWGFGATVAAAIALVLGYLHVSPDLTWRIVLAAGAIPAASVIYLRRKIPETARFLGRIEGNVEKVKEVVKEVAKSEVSIDADLKDNNGFGYYFRKNLRVFFGAMFLWFLFDIAAYSSILFGPTSIAKVLGLTPSLFQFMTEFAFTVPGGILAILLIDRVGRKPMQIAGFLGMAAFLLAFSLYLSSTGTSYDLKTGALVIGPAFSPLLGILLFGMFNFMEQAGPGSISASGMLGVELAPTKIRGQVQSFTVSAGRIGASFSSFVFPSLLATYGLSFAITFLSVLMFIAAAVTFFMIPETKGKPLEVSSGEITEIEQGQNKT from the coding sequence ATGAGACAAAATCCCTTCAAACCTTTAGACGAGACCAGACTGAACTTTTTCCACTTCAAGAATCTGTTCACTACTGGAATGGGCGTATTCACAGACGGGTACGATCTATCCTCCATAGGAATAGTGCTTGCAATAGTCTTGTCCTCTTATGGGATAAAACCGGGAAGTTCAACATACGTTTTTTACGACTCGTTAGTTGCAGGATCTGCGTTGATAGGAGCGGCTGTTGGTTCAATAATCTTTGGTCAACTATCAAGAATGGGGAGAAAGAAGTTCTATGGAATAGATGTAGCTTTAATGACTGTAGGTGCATTGCTACAAGCCTTCGCGCCTAATGCTCCTACGTTAATAGCTATCAGATTTCTCCTGGGTATGGGTGTTGGAGCTGACTACGTTCTGTCCCCTATGATAATGGCTGAACATACTAACGCTAAGGACAGAGGGAAGATAATTGCGTTAGGCTTCGGAATGTTCTGGGGATTCGGAGCTACAGTCGCAGCTGCAATAGCTTTGGTACTGGGATACCTCCATGTTTCTCCCGACCTTACCTGGAGGATCGTACTCGCTGCAGGGGCCATTCCAGCGGCTTCAGTCATCTACCTCAGAAGGAAGATACCAGAGACTGCAAGGTTCTTGGGCAGAATAGAAGGCAACGTTGAGAAGGTAAAGGAAGTCGTAAAGGAAGTCGCGAAGAGCGAGGTCTCAATAGACGCTGACTTGAAAGATAACAACGGATTCGGATATTACTTCAGGAAGAACCTTAGGGTATTCTTTGGAGCTATGTTCCTCTGGTTCCTGTTCGATATAGCTGCATACTCTTCGATCTTGTTCGGGCCAACAAGTATAGCGAAAGTCTTGGGTCTTACCCCGTCTCTGTTTCAGTTTATGACCGAATTCGCGTTCACAGTTCCCGGAGGAATACTTGCAATACTGCTCATAGACCGCGTTGGGAGGAAACCCATGCAAATAGCAGGATTCTTAGGAATGGCAGCGTTCCTCCTTGCCTTCAGCCTTTACCTCTCTTCAACCGGGACTTCTTATGATCTGAAGACTGGAGCACTAGTTATAGGTCCAGCCTTCTCTCCTCTCCTTGGAATATTGTTGTTCGGAATGTTTAACTTCATGGAACAAGCGGGTCCAGGCTCCATAAGTGCCTCAGGAATGTTGGGCGTTGAACTGGCCCCTACTAAGATAAGGGGACAAGTACAATCCTTCACAGTTTCTGCAGGCAGAATAGGAGCATCATTCTCGTCTTTCGTCTTCCCCTCTCTCTTGGCGACATACGGACTGTCATTCGCGATCACCTTCCTATCTGTGCTCATGTTCATAGCTGCAGCGGTTACGTTCTTCATGATTCCTGAGACTAAAGGTAAGCCTCTGGAAGTATCCTCAGGAGAAATAACGGAGATAGAACAAGGACAAAACAAGACATAA
- a CDS encoding NUDIX hydrolase: MVKKCIVAGGILIEDDKVLLIKHKKLGKWLYPGGHVEENETPHEAAEREFLEETGLRVNVIGDKFETNDPLVSPEPLPITISMETVNYPDVTHLHYDMIFLVKRIGGELSEGKWFSYQEIDQLDTYENVRQILKMAFDRKKGI, from the coding sequence ATGGTAAAGAAATGTATTGTAGCTGGAGGTATACTTATAGAAGACGATAAGGTTCTGCTCATAAAACACAAGAAGCTTGGAAAATGGTTATATCCAGGAGGACATGTAGAGGAGAACGAGACCCCTCATGAAGCAGCTGAGAGGGAGTTCCTGGAGGAGACTGGATTAAGGGTGAACGTTATAGGCGATAAGTTCGAAACCAATGACCCTTTAGTTTCTCCGGAACCGTTACCAATTACCATTTCCATGGAAACCGTGAATTACCCAGACGTCACTCATCTCCACTATGACATGATATTTCTCGTCAAAAGGATAGGAGGGGAGCTGTCTGAGGGGAAGTGGTTCTCTTATCAAGAGATTGACCAACTAGATACATATGAGAACGTTAGACAGATCTTGAAGATGGCTTTCGACCGCAAGAAGGGAATATAA
- a CDS encoding fumarylacetoacetate hydrolase family protein: MKIGYAILDEGKGVVLLKDGKVYQPENEAFSCVFQDTSKVISGFEEVKSLKMKEVRVKKFLPPVYPEKIFLPAVNFRSHSKESSMAPPSEPYFFTKFRNALIGIGDPIVIPHYLKKVDYEGEIGIVIGRKCKDVEKHDAMECVFGFTVVNDVSFRDYQFPGIPHYGLNWVKGKGLDKGLPVGPWVVSLDEVNVDSLRIITKVNGRKVQDGGIEDMIFDIPSLISYLSKGITLLPGDLITTGTPAGVGEFGEKNYLKDGDVVSVEVPQVGLLWNIVKEDKGKGKGEGGASSNI, encoded by the coding sequence GTGAAAATAGGTTACGCCATACTTGACGAAGGAAAAGGAGTCGTACTTTTGAAAGATGGAAAGGTATACCAGCCTGAGAATGAAGCTTTTTCATGCGTTTTTCAAGACACCTCAAAGGTGATCTCAGGATTCGAGGAGGTTAAGTCACTTAAAATGAAGGAGGTAAGGGTGAAGAAATTCCTTCCTCCGGTATATCCAGAGAAGATATTTCTCCCAGCGGTTAACTTCAGATCTCACTCTAAGGAGTCCTCCATGGCTCCTCCAAGCGAACCGTACTTCTTCACGAAGTTCAGGAACGCCTTGATCGGAATAGGAGATCCCATAGTTATCCCCCATTACCTCAAGAAAGTAGATTATGAAGGGGAGATAGGCATAGTCATAGGAAGGAAATGTAAGGATGTTGAAAAGCATGACGCTATGGAATGCGTCTTCGGGTTCACGGTAGTGAACGACGTCAGCTTCAGGGATTATCAGTTCCCCGGTATTCCGCATTACGGTCTGAACTGGGTGAAAGGGAAGGGACTGGACAAGGGACTCCCAGTAGGTCCTTGGGTAGTCTCCCTTGACGAGGTTAACGTTGACAGCCTGAGGATAATCACCAAGGTGAACGGAAGGAAAGTGCAAGACGGAGGGATAGAGGACATGATATTCGATATACCTTCTTTGATATCCTACTTGAGCAAGGGGATCACATTACTCCCAGGGGATCTAATCACTACAGGTACTCCAGCAGGTGTAGGAGAGTTCGGAGAGAAGAACTACCTCAAGGACGGGGATGTAGTTTCAGTTGAGGTACCACAAGTAGGTTTGTTGTGGAATATAGTAAAGGAAGATAAGGGAAAGGGGAAAGGGGAAGGAGGAGCTTCTAGTAATATTTAG
- a CDS encoding winged helix-turn-helix domain-containing protein: MRVKRSNAEIVGDILEVIDKGYNKTSSLMKNANLSFTLTKKYVNMMISNGLVEEKDGEYRITSKGKRLLENLRKIRSLETELVTLLNSINEDLVNE, translated from the coding sequence ATGAGAGTTAAGAGATCAAATGCGGAGATAGTTGGTGATATATTAGAGGTAATAGACAAGGGTTACAACAAGACCTCCTCCCTTATGAAGAATGCCAATTTAAGCTTCACTTTAACAAAAAAATACGTCAATATGATGATAAGCAATGGTCTTGTTGAGGAAAAGGACGGAGAGTATAGGATAACCAGCAAAGGTAAGAGACTGCTTGAAAACTTACGGAAAATAAGATCTCTAGAAACTGAATTGGTAACACTTTTAAACTCTATAAATGAAGATTTGGTTAATGAATAG
- a CDS encoding phosphomevalonate kinase gives MRSFSFSSPGKVLWIGSYTVVFGGISHSVAIDRRVRCTLTEGKKNVFDTSYGKFREGENPVIDSVLSVVREHLGDVKGVQVSLKNDEDFSFMGRKTGLGSSSASTVSLTGCLYYYMRERIDLDEIHFLSQKANYVRQGGIGSGFDIATAVYGSVKYRRFTTPDSRDWNVEKVEFPTGYEILLGFTGRSADTVNLVREFSKAKDTDYFRESFREIEKENEMAVKYLEKGDLISAIPHVKMARTELNLLAEKVGVKLESQQERKILRETEKRGALIAFSPGAGGGDSLLAIGKEMEQVKSFWESVGIKVIKVKEDRGLTKDA, from the coding sequence GTGAGATCGTTTTCATTTTCTTCCCCAGGGAAGGTGCTCTGGATAGGGAGTTACACAGTAGTCTTTGGGGGAATTTCCCATTCAGTGGCTATAGACAGGAGGGTGAGGTGTACCTTAACGGAAGGTAAAAAGAACGTGTTCGATACGTCATACGGTAAGTTCAGAGAAGGAGAGAACCCTGTCATAGACTCTGTTCTGTCAGTGGTGAGAGAACACTTAGGAGATGTGAAAGGAGTTCAAGTTAGTCTGAAAAACGACGAAGACTTCTCTTTCATGGGAAGAAAGACAGGACTGGGAAGCTCATCAGCGTCTACAGTTTCCTTAACCGGATGTCTTTACTACTACATGAGAGAGAGGATCGATCTGGATGAGATACACTTCCTCTCCCAGAAGGCAAATTACGTCAGACAGGGAGGAATAGGTAGCGGGTTCGACATAGCTACTGCAGTGTACGGTAGCGTGAAGTACAGGAGGTTCACCACCCCTGACTCAAGGGATTGGAATGTAGAGAAGGTAGAGTTTCCCACGGGTTACGAGATACTTCTGGGGTTCACGGGCAGGAGCGCTGACACGGTGAACTTAGTTAGGGAGTTCAGTAAGGCAAAAGACACTGACTACTTCAGGGAGTCATTCCGAGAAATAGAGAAAGAAAACGAGATGGCAGTGAAGTATCTAGAGAAGGGAGACCTCATAAGCGCTATACCTCACGTGAAGATGGCTAGGACTGAACTGAACTTGCTCGCGGAAAAGGTGGGAGTGAAACTGGAGAGTCAACAGGAAAGAAAGATCCTTCGCGAAACGGAGAAGAGAGGGGCTTTGATAGCTTTCTCCCCTGGGGCTGGAGGAGGCGACTCTCTCCTGGCTATAGGAAAGGAAATGGAACAAGTGAAGTCTTTCTGGGAGAGCGTCGGGATCAAGGTTATAAAAGTGAAAGAAGATAGGGGACTGACTAAGGATGCTTGA